CATGCGCATCGGCACGCCGGTCGCGACCATGGGCATCCGTGGCACCGTCGGCGGCGTCACCACGGCGAGCGATGGCACCGTGCAGTTCTACGTGTCGCAGAGCGCGACCGGCGCGGTTATCATCAATCAGCAGGGCCAGATCATCGCCAACGTCGTGCAGGACGGCCCGCTCATCGTGGTGCGGCCGGTCGGACCGCTGCAGGTCGTCGCCGACGAGATTCAGAAATCTCCGGCGCAGCTCGCCCTCGAACTCCAGGCGCTGCAGCAGATCGTCAACATCAAGGCGATCGGCGACCAGTTGCTGCAGCAGTTCTTCCAGCAGCAGCAACAGCAAAGTCCCAACCCACAATCGCCGCAAGGCGGGCCGCACACCCAGATTCCGGTCGACGACAGATTTAAGATCACGCTGTTCCAGGACAATCCGGGCAATAACGGCACTGTCACGCCGCTGACGCACGCCGTCATCGAAACCCTCATCAAGGACCCGGACGGTCCGCCGACCATCACGGTGCCGCTTCCGGTGAATTTGCCGCCGGTTACATTCGCGCCCTTGTCGTTGACCACGGCGGAAGACACGCCGCTCGTCTTCGGCGGTTCGAGAGCCATTTCCATCGTCGATAATGACAGTTCGACCCTGACCGTTACCTTGTCGGTGACGAACGGCGTGCTCAGCCTCGGCAATGTCGCCGGGTTGACGTTCAGCGCCGGTGACGGTGCTAACGATGGCGCGATGACCTTCAGCGGCTCGCCGGCGGCGATCGCCGCCGCCCTGAACGGCCTCACTTATACGCCGTCGCAGGATTACAACGGCCCGGCCACCTTGAGCATTTCGGCAGGTGACGGCAACTCGGCGCTGTTGTCGACGACGGTAACTCTCAACGTCACCGCCGTGAACGACGCGCCGGTGCTGAATTACTTCAACTTCAATGTGAGCGGCGATGACCCGGTCGTTCTGACGTCGAGCGATTTCAGCGTTACCGATCCCGACGGCCCGAACGTGATCTTCACGGTGACGAACGTTACTGGCGGCGAGTTCGTGGTCGATTCAGGGTCGAACAACCTGTTCTCGATACAGTCGTTCCAGCAGGGGCCGGTGACGTTCACGGCCGACGACATCGCGAACGGTCGCGTGAAGTTCGTGCCGGACGGCAGCGGCGACCCGGTGAGCTATTCGGTCTCCGTCAGCGATGGCATCGATTCGAGCTCCGCGGTCGAGGATCATCTGCCGGTGGCGAAGGGTGTGTCGGCCGATGTCGTCGCGGGGACGGCGGCGTCGTCATATAACCTGGTCTTTATTCTCGATGTTTCGGGAAGTATGGGTTCCGAGGTGTCGCAAGGCGTATCCCGTCTCGATCTGGCCAAGCAGGCGATTGAGAACCTTCTTGAATCCAGTTCGGTTCCGATCAACCAGGTCATGGTGGTCGCCTTTGACGGCCAGGCCTATGTCTACGATGTTGATGGCAATCACTGGGTCAGCGCCGCGCAGGCCAACCAGTACGTTCAGTCGCTCCAGCCGGGAGGCGGCACCTATTACGACACGGCGCTCGATGCAGTCGCCGACAATTGGGGGCAGGGCCCGAGCTCCGCGTCGAAAACGGTCGCTTATTTCATCTCCGACGGCGAGCCGAGTTCCGGTCACGGTGCGAATGCGGGAACCTGGGAGTCGTTCCTGCAAAGCAATAACGTCGACATTTCCTACGCGATTGGCATCAGCACCAATGTGAACGATGCGGACCTTGCGCCGATCGCCTGGAGTTCGACCAACCCGAACTTCGCGCCCATCGTGATCGATTCGGCGACAGATCTTAACGACACGCTGCAAGGCACTTTCGTCGCGACCCATAACATTTTCGACGATGGCGCAGATTTCGGCGGCGATGGCGGCCGCATCCTGTCGATCGCCGTCGATGGTCAGACCTATACCTGGGACGGCCTCAATACGGTGTCGTCGAGTTCGCAGGCGCAGTGGAGCCATACCGCTTCCTCGCTCACGGTAACGACGGCGCTCGGCGGCATTCTCACCTTCTATTTCGGCGACGAAGGCCAGGCCCATCAAGCCGGTGACTGGACCTATACGCCGCCGGACAATGTCGATCATTCGAGCAACGAGGTGTTCCGATATACCCTCGTGGACAATGACGGCGACAAGGCGAGCGCCAGCATCACGGTGCATGTCTACGATCAGGACGGGCCGAACCCGTCGAATGACAGCGTGTTCACCAATGCAAGCGGCTCTTTCGACATTCCGGACTGGGTTCTGCTGCGGAACGACAACGATCCCGATGGCTTCCTGTCCGTGGAAACGGTGAGCAATGCCGCGGCACCGATTTCGGCTTCCCACTGCGACGATCAGGTGACCGTCGATCTGAACGGCCTCGCCGGCGACAACCGAACTTTCACTTACACGGTTTCCGACACCCGTTTGACGGACAGCGCCACCGTTACGGTGACGCAGGCCGCCAGTCTCGATCAGTCGCAATCCACCGACGACCGCATCCTTGTCGCCGCCAGTGCGTCCATCATGATCGGCGGCAGCGGCAACAATGTCCTGATCGGCAGTGACGGCAATGATGCCATGACAGGCAATGGCGGCTCCGACGCCTTCGTTTTCCAGCCGGGCGGCGGCGAGGATAGGATCGAAGACTTCTCCGGCCACGCCGGTCAGGGCGACGTCATCGCGCTCGACGGCTTCAGTTTCTCAAGCTTCAATGAATTGAAGCAAAATGCCGACATCACCGACATCGGGCAGGACGGCCATCACACGACTCTGATCGACTTTGGCGGCGGCGACACGATCACTCTGGTCGACGTCGATCCCAATCAGCTCACGGCCGCGGATTTCATCTTCCACCCGGCCCAGTATAATATCGGCTGATGCAAGCCGGACCCCGGTCAACCAAGCCCCGTTCCGAACTCTCGGATGCGCTCGCGGCCTGCCGCGGCGCATTCGTCGGCACCGGGCTAATCTCGGGCATGAGCAACATCCTCATGCTCACCGGCGCCCTGTTCATGCTCGAGGTCTATGACCGCGTGCTTCCCAGCCGCAGCGTGCCGACCCTCGTGGGCCTGTTTATTCTCGTCGTCGTTCTGTTCGCCGCGCTCGGCGTGCTCGATGCCATCCGCTCCCGTATTCTGGCCCGCGTCGGCGCCGCGCTCGATGAATCCCTGAGCGGTCGGGTCTACGACACTCTGGTCCGTTTGCCCCTGCGTATCGGTACGCGCGGCGACGGCAACCAGCCGCTGCGCGATCTCGACGCCGTGCGTTCCTATCTGTCCGGGCTCGGCCCGGTGGCGCTGTTCGACCTGCCCTGGATTCCGCTCTATCTTGCCATCTGCTTCGTCTTCCACCCGCTCATCGGTCTCACGGCGCTCGGCGGCGCTATCATTCTCGTCGCGCTGACGGTGGCGACCGAGATGATGACGCAGGCGCCGTCGAAGGCGGCGATGGAGGCGGCGGCCGCGCGCAGCAACATCGCGGAGTCGAGCCGGCGTAATGCCGAGGCGCTGATCGCCATGGGTATGCTGCCGCGCCTGGCGGCGCGCTGGGCCAGGGCCAACGGCGCTTATCTGTCAAACCAGCAGCGGACCAGCGACATCGGCGGCGGCCTCGGCGCAGCGTCGAAGGTGCTGCGCATGCTGCTGCAATCGGCCGTGCTCGCGGTCGGTGCCTGGCTGGTCATCAATCAGCAGGCGAGCGCCGGCATCATCATCGCCAGCTCGATCCTCAGCGCGCGGGCGCTGGCGCCGGTCGATCTGGCCATCGCCAACTGGAAAGGCTTCGTCGCCGCGCGGCAGAGCTGGAAACGTCTGAACAATCTGCTCGAGGCGATGCCGGCGCCGCAGCAGCCCATGGCGTTGCCGGCGCCGTCGCACCGGCTCATTGTCGAAGGCGTCGCCGCCACCGCGCCGGGCACCAACAAAGTGTTGGTGCAGGAGGTTGGGTTCAAGCTGGAAGCCGGGCAGGGCCTCGGTATCATCGGACCGAGCGGCTCGGGCAAGTCGTCGCTGGCGCGCGTTCTGGTCGGCGTGTGGCCGTCTGCGCGCGGCAAGGTGCGGCTCGACGGTGCCGCCCTCGATCAGTGGTCGCCGGAGCAACTGGGCCCGCATATCGGCTATCTGCCGCAGGACGTCGAGCTGCTCGCCGGCACGGTCGCGGAGAACATCGCCCGCTTCGAGGACAAGCCGGAAGCCGAAGCCGTCATTGCCGCCGCCAAAGCCGTCGGCGTCCACGAAATGATCGTGGCGCTGCCGCAAGGTTACGAGACGCCGGTCGGCGACCACGGCGAGTCTCTGTCAGCCGGGCAGGCGCAGCGCGTCGCGCTCGCCCGCGCCGTCTATCGCAATCCGTTTCTGGTAGTGCTCGACGAGCCGAACTCACATCTCGATGCCGAGGGCGACACCGCATTGACACGCGCCATCCTCGGCATCCGCGAGCGCAAGGGCATCGTCGTCGTCATCGCCCATCGGCCGAGCGCGATCGCGGGCGTCGATCAGATTCTCGTGCTCAATCAGGGGCGCGTGCAGGCCTTCGGACCGAAGGACGAAGTGCTGGCCAAGGTGTTGCAGCGCCCGCCCGGTGTCGCCGCGGCGACGCCGATCAACGCGCGGTCGGAAGGGCAGGCGTCATGAGCCCGCAGCCAAACTCGGCGGCGCGCGCCTCGATCCGGCGACATCTGATCGTCGGCCTGATGATTGTGGTCCTGCTCGGCGGTGGCGTCGGCGGCTGGGCGGCGACGGTGAAACTGTCGGGTGCGTTGATTGCGCAAGGCTCGGTGGTGGTCGACCAGAACGTACAGAAGGTCCAGCATCCGACGGGCGGCATTGTCGGCGAACTGCGTGTGCGCGACGGCGATCACGTCAAGGCCGGCGACATACTGGTGCGCCTCGACGAAACGGTGATGCGCGCCAACCTGGCGATCGTCGCCAAGGGGCTCGATCAGCAACTGGCGCGCAAGGCGCGGCTCGAGGCCGAGCGCGACGGTGTTGAAGCCATCGCCTTCCCGACCGATCTGGTGGCGCGCAGCAAGGACCCCGACATCGCCGCGACGCTCACCAGCGAGCAGAAGCTGT
The Pseudolabrys sp. FHR47 genome window above contains:
- a CDS encoding VWA domain-containing protein, whose amino-acid sequence is MLRETDVFDAQGFAFADMGEPKAPALVTVEQGAHGATATIADAHLLFNSDFTRSGNDLHIDGHSGDRAIVSDYFGIGERASLMSHEGARLSPDLVEALTKSVAPHQYAQATPPAPAASDAVGRVVTASSDSTILRNGVPVTVRPGDPVLRADVLQTAGGTMAVTFNDGSTLNLTANTRIVVSEFIYSPSNTGNSQLLDLIQGSLTFISGEVAHSGDMRIGTPVATMGIRGTVGGVTTASDGTVQFYVSQSATGAVIINQQGQIIANVVQDGPLIVVRPVGPLQVVADEIQKSPAQLALELQALQQIVNIKAIGDQLLQQFFQQQQQQSPNPQSPQGGPHTQIPVDDRFKITLFQDNPGNNGTVTPLTHAVIETLIKDPDGPPTITVPLPVNLPPVTFAPLSLTTAEDTPLVFGGSRAISIVDNDSSTLTVTLSVTNGVLSLGNVAGLTFSAGDGANDGAMTFSGSPAAIAAALNGLTYTPSQDYNGPATLSISAGDGNSALLSTTVTLNVTAVNDAPVLNYFNFNVSGDDPVVLTSSDFSVTDPDGPNVIFTVTNVTGGEFVVDSGSNNLFSIQSFQQGPVTFTADDIANGRVKFVPDGSGDPVSYSVSVSDGIDSSSAVEDHLPVAKGVSADVVAGTAASSYNLVFILDVSGSMGSEVSQGVSRLDLAKQAIENLLESSSVPINQVMVVAFDGQAYVYDVDGNHWVSAAQANQYVQSLQPGGGTYYDTALDAVADNWGQGPSSASKTVAYFISDGEPSSGHGANAGTWESFLQSNNVDISYAIGISTNVNDADLAPIAWSSTNPNFAPIVIDSATDLNDTLQGTFVATHNIFDDGADFGGDGGRILSIAVDGQTYTWDGLNTVSSSSQAQWSHTASSLTVTTALGGILTFYFGDEGQAHQAGDWTYTPPDNVDHSSNEVFRYTLVDNDGDKASASITVHVYDQDGPNPSNDSVFTNASGSFDIPDWVLLRNDNDPDGFLSVETVSNAAAPISASHCDDQVTVDLNGLAGDNRTFTYTVSDTRLTDSATVTVTQAASLDQSQSTDDRILVAASASIMIGGSGNNVLIGSDGNDAMTGNGGSDAFVFQPGGGEDRIEDFSGHAGQGDVIALDGFSFSSFNELKQNADITDIGQDGHHTTLIDFGGGDTITLVDVDPNQLTAADFIFHPAQYNIG
- a CDS encoding type I secretion system permease/ATPase; the protein is MQAGPRSTKPRSELSDALAACRGAFVGTGLISGMSNILMLTGALFMLEVYDRVLPSRSVPTLVGLFILVVVLFAALGVLDAIRSRILARVGAALDESLSGRVYDTLVRLPLRIGTRGDGNQPLRDLDAVRSYLSGLGPVALFDLPWIPLYLAICFVFHPLIGLTALGGAIILVALTVATEMMTQAPSKAAMEAAAARSNIAESSRRNAEALIAMGMLPRLAARWARANGAYLSNQQRTSDIGGGLGAASKVLRMLLQSAVLAVGAWLVINQQASAGIIIASSILSARALAPVDLAIANWKGFVAARQSWKRLNNLLEAMPAPQQPMALPAPSHRLIVEGVAATAPGTNKVLVQEVGFKLEAGQGLGIIGPSGSGKSSLARVLVGVWPSARGKVRLDGAALDQWSPEQLGPHIGYLPQDVELLAGTVAENIARFEDKPEAEAVIAAAKAVGVHEMIVALPQGYETPVGDHGESLSAGQAQRVALARAVYRNPFLVVLDEPNSHLDAEGDTALTRAILGIRERKGIVVVIAHRPSAIAGVDQILVLNQGRVQAFGPKDEVLAKVLQRPPGVAAATPINARSEGQAS